The Chrysemys picta bellii isolate R12L10 chromosome 12, ASM1138683v2, whole genome shotgun sequence genome has a segment encoding these proteins:
- the LOC135974449 gene encoding myb/SANT-like DNA-binding domain-containing protein 2 isoform X2 produces MESSQDRKRAPAWTEREVRDLLAIWGDEAVIAELRSSKRNGKVLEKISKAMKDRGHNKDTQQCRVKIKELRQAYHKAREANGRSGAEPQTCRYYAELHAILGGAATTTPTVCYDSLTGETHREDGSGNEEDDDGGTVGSSQQQGSGETGFPNSQDMFVTLDLEPVTPELTQDPQGTQETSAANVSPSQRLVNIRKRKRRTRDEMFTELQMSAHADRAQQNAWRQSMSEMRKAQYEREERWRAESRDEQSK; encoded by the exons atggagtcctcccaggatcgcaaaagagctccagcatggaccgaacgggaggtacgagatctgctcgccatatggggagatgaagcagtgatagctgaactccgtagcagtaaaagaaatggaaaagtattagaaaagatctccaaggccatgaaggaccgaggccataataaggacacacagcagtgccgcgtgaaaattaaggagctacggcaagcttaccacaaagccagagaagcaaacggaaggtccggggcagagccgcaaacttgccgctactacgcggagctgcatgcgatcctagggggtgcagccaccactaccccaaccgtgtgctatgactctctcactggagaaacacacagggaagacggttcggggaacgaggaagatgacgatggaggtactgtaggtagctcacagcagcaaggaagcggagaaaccggtttccccaacagccaggatatgtttgtgaccctggacctggaaccagtaacccccgaactcacccaagaccctcagggcacacaggagacctctg ctgcaaatgtttctccttcgcagaggctcgtgaacattagaaagagaaaacgtaggacgagggacgagatgttcacggagctgcagatgtccgcccacgctgatagagcacagcagaatgcgtggaggcagtcaatgtcggagatgagaaaagcccaatatgaacgagaggagaggtggcgggctgaatcgcgggatgaacagagcaagtag